Proteins encoded within one genomic window of Candidatus Berkiella cookevillensis:
- a CDS encoding ankyrin repeat domain-containing protein: MINFEINKLYAAIQNNDLHQVEHLLTSKDVRDNIAEKDNKAFRKAIKYLRFDIAKLFLESPEVRHNIVAKNNNALLWAAKNGYLEIVQALLEYPAVVNNIAANDNEAFRLAASNDKIEIVRLLLEYPEVANNITANNNQAFHEAINWGYLDILELLLRFPAIANNITVNDNHAFRVAALNGHLAIIELLLRFPAVVSNITANNNLAFRWAHLSGHMNVCRRLLDYPAVRAAVLAADNADENLRTLAQNKENSMRALNLQEQGMVNALQKLYPDLDSENISAIEKELQFLKTHIESRLAAKGLSLEKGEGDVFERQQADTEHQAGRYLFARPNPWMSPEANFVEVTEQGRQASIAEKDWHLLALIWRALNDENIKLNADNVALIENAQRTEEGIASLELIRSNLIKSFISTLALLARAHNYDDNENDDGKLDKPSCSMGVTQRLLTGLIGLEIAEKPDARPIGADYLAARFKEQLITHEAKGLLPKLKTLSHAELVQLNKLLDKFIIVNDASAQEELSSTLAFESQEVDAFIEEAKNYYGELRFLALHNLSYQGTVYKDAETLIRGLAAHPHTAFANEVFQFVEQELALKAEQQNEANTDVVMLKTNVLRFSETESSNARNPDLLAERFDDMRLDSNESESSSNRRQKP, translated from the coding sequence ATGATTAACTTTGAAATAAATAAGCTCTATGCGGCAATTCAAAACAATGATCTTCATCAGGTTGAACATCTTTTAACAAGCAAAGATGTGCGCGATAACATTGCCGAGAAAGATAACAAAGCTTTTCGCAAGGCTATTAAGTATCTCCGTTTTGATATAGCGAAGCTCTTTTTAGAATCTCCAGAAGTGCGCCATAACATCGTTGCAAAAAATAACAACGCTTTACTTTGGGCTGCTAAAAATGGCTATCTTGAAATAGTGCAAGCTCTTTTAGAATATCCAGCTGTAGTAAATAACATCGCTGCTAATGATAATGAGGCTTTCCGTTTGGCTGCTAGCAATGACAAGATTGAGATAGTAAGGCTCCTTTTAGAATATCCTGAGGTTGCAAATAATATCACAGCCAATAATAACCAGGCTTTTCATGAAGCTATTAACTGGGGTTATCTTGATATACTTGAGCTACTTCTAAGATTTCCTGCTATAGCAAATAACATAACAGTGAATGACAATCACGCTTTTCGTGTAGCTGCTCTTAACGGTCACCTTGCTATAATTGAGCTACTTCTAAGGTTTCCAGCAGTAGTAAGTAATATCACAGCCAATAATAACCTAGCTTTTCGTTGGGCACATCTGAGTGGTCATATGAATGTGTGCCGTCGCCTTTTAGATTATCCAGCAGTACGTGCCGCCGTATTGGCCGCAGACAATGCAGATGAAAATCTCCGTACCTTAGCACAAAACAAAGAAAACTCAATGCGAGCATTAAACCTGCAAGAGCAAGGTATGGTGAATGCATTGCAAAAGCTGTACCCAGATTTAGATTCAGAAAATATTTCAGCCATAGAAAAAGAACTACAATTTTTAAAAACCCATATTGAAAGCCGTCTTGCAGCCAAAGGCTTGAGCTTAGAGAAAGGTGAAGGCGATGTGTTTGAGCGTCAACAAGCAGATACAGAGCACCAAGCTGGTCGCTATTTGTTTGCACGTCCAAATCCCTGGATGTCTCCAGAGGCTAATTTTGTAGAAGTCACAGAACAAGGCAGACAAGCCTCCATCGCAGAAAAAGATTGGCACTTATTAGCATTAATTTGGCGAGCATTGAATGATGAAAACATTAAGCTGAATGCTGATAATGTTGCCTTGATAGAGAATGCTCAACGAACAGAAGAAGGCATTGCTAGTTTAGAGCTGATTAGAAGCAACTTAATAAAAAGCTTTATATCCACCTTGGCTTTATTGGCTAGGGCACATAATTATGACGACAACGAAAATGATGATGGCAAGTTAGATAAGCCCAGTTGCAGCATGGGTGTAACACAACGCTTGCTCACAGGCTTAATCGGCTTGGAGATAGCAGAAAAACCAGATGCAAGACCCATCGGTGCAGATTATTTGGCAGCGCGCTTCAAAGAACAATTAATCACGCATGAAGCTAAAGGATTGTTGCCCAAGCTAAAGACTTTGAGTCATGCAGAATTAGTGCAGCTTAATAAGCTGTTAGATAAATTTATCATAGTGAATGATGCTTCAGCGCAAGAGGAACTCTCATCAACATTGGCATTCGAGTCGCAAGAAGTAGATGCATTTATTGAAGAGGCAAAGAATTATTACGGCGAACTTCGTTTCTTAGCTTTGCACAACCTATCTTACCAAGGAACAGTCTATAAAGACGCAGAAACCCTGATACGAGGCTTGGCTGCTCATCCACACACTGCTTTTGCGAATGAAGTTTTTCAATTTGTTGAGCAGGAGCTTGCGCTAAAAGCAGAGCAACAAAACGAAGCGAATACAGATGTGGTCATGCTTAAGACCAATGTTTTGCGGTTTAGTGAAACAGAATCTAGCAATGCTCGTAACCCTGATCTTTTGGCAGAGCGTTTTGACGATATGCGGTTAGATTCTAATGAATCAGAGTCTTCGAGTAATCGTCGTCAAAAACCTTAA
- a CDS encoding ankyrin repeat domain-containing protein translates to MIRSSSVSSLENIEFFYNAIIEGDLDEVNRLLEFPAVVDNISANNNVALCLAVRDGHLDVVNRLLAFPAVVDNITANNNAALCWAVHNGHFDVVNRLLEFPAVVDNITARDNYALREAAENGHHAIISRLMEFEAVRRAVLAADNADENLRALAQNAENSMRALNLQEQGMVNALQKLYPDLGSKNISVIEKELKSLRNYLEKLCKAKRQHLIFSRRNFQYQVDGIYHQAWRYLFARPNPWMSPEANFVEVTEQGRQASIAKKDWHLLALIWRALTDENIKLNADNLALIENAQRTEEGIASLELIRSNLIKSFISTLALLARAHNYDDNQKDDGKLDKPSCSMGVTQRLLTGLIGLEIAEKPDTRPIGVNYLAERFKEQLITHEAKGLLPKLKTLSHAELVQLHELLDKFIMVNDASAQEELSSTLAFESQEVDAFIEEAKNYYGELRFLALDKLSYQGTVYKDAETLIRGLATHPHIAFANEVFQFVEQALALKAEQQNKADTDVVMTKANVLQFSETESSNARNPDRTCKKRKREEAFDQDRQEEENPKKRRRIG, encoded by the coding sequence ATGATAAGAAGTTCAAGCGTAAGTAGCCTAGAAAATATAGAATTTTTTTATAATGCGATTATAGAAGGTGATCTTGATGAAGTGAATCGCCTTTTAGAGTTTCCAGCAGTCGTAGATAACATTTCTGCGAATAATAACGTAGCACTTTGTTTGGCAGTTAGAGATGGTCATCTTGATGTCGTCAATCGTCTTTTAGCGTTTCCGGCAGTCGTAGATAACATTACTGCTAATAATAACGCAGCACTTTGTTGGGCAGTTCATAATGGCCATTTTGATGTCGTCAATCGTCTGTTAGAGTTTCCAGCAGTCGTAGATAACATTACTGCTCGTGATAACTACGCACTTCGTGAGGCAGCTGAAAATGGCCATCATGCCATCATCTCTCGATTGATGGAGTTTGAGGCAGTACGTAGAGCCGTATTGGCAGCAGACAATGCAGATGAAAATCTTCGCGCCTTAGCGCAAAACGCAGAAAACTCAATGCGAGCATTAAACCTGCAAGAGCAAGGTATGGTGAATGCATTGCAAAAGCTGTACCCAGATTTAGGCTCAAAAAATATTTCAGTCATAGAAAAAGAATTAAAATCTTTAAGAAATTATCTTGAAAAGCTTTGCAAAGCTAAACGACAGCATTTGATTTTTAGTAGACGTAATTTTCAGTATCAAGTTGATGGTATATATCACCAAGCTTGGCGTTATTTGTTTGCACGCCCAAATCCCTGGATGTCTCCAGAGGCTAATTTTGTAGAGGTTACAGAACAAGGCAGACAAGCCTCCATCGCAAAAAAAGATTGGCATTTATTAGCATTGATTTGGCGAGCATTGACTGATGAGAACATTAAGCTGAATGCCGATAATCTTGCCTTAATAGAGAATGCTCAACGAACAGAAGAAGGCATTGCTAGTTTAGAACTGATTAGAAGCAACTTAATAAAAAGCTTTATATCCACCTTGGCTTTATTGGCTAGAGCACATAATTATGATGACAATCAAAAAGATGATGGCAAGTTAGATAAACCCAGTTGCAGCATGGGTGTGACTCAGCGCTTGCTCACAGGCTTAATCGGCTTGGAGATAGCAGAAAAGCCAGATACAAGACCCATCGGGGTTAATTATTTAGCCGAGCGTTTTAAGGAACAATTAATCACGCATGAAGCCAAAGGATTGTTGCCTAAGCTAAAGACTTTGAGTCATGCAGAATTAGTGCAGCTTCATGAGCTGTTAGATAAATTTATCATGGTGAACGATGCTTCAGCGCAAGAGGAACTCTCATCAACATTGGCATTCGAGTCGCAAGAAGTAGATGCTTTTATTGAAGAGGCAAAGAATTATTACGGCGAGCTTCGTTTCTTAGCCTTAGACAAGCTATCTTACCAAGGAACAGTCTATAAAGACGCAGAAACCTTGATACGAGGCTTGGCTACTCATCCACACATTGCTTTTGCGAATGAAGTTTTTCAATTTGTTGAGCAAGCGCTTGCGCTAAAAGCAGAGCAACAAAACAAAGCTGACACAGATGTGGTTATGACTAAGGCTAATGTTTTGCAATTTAGTGAAACAGAATCAAGCAATGCACGCAATCCTGATAGAACATGCAAAAAAAGAAAAAGAGAAGAAGCCTTTGATCAGGATAGGCAAGAAGAGGAAAATCCGAAGAAGAGAAGAAGGATAGGATAG
- a CDS encoding sigma-70 family RNA polymerase sigma factor has translation MYDKWHNYSKSNAQTHEAPTSSSPVEAEIVTPDFSPGTVSSNDEEEITVDLIEQYLKEIRHIPLLTKEEEIQYARLVQQGDNAARKKMIESNLRLVVKIARRYLRSDLHILDLIEEGNLGLMHAVEKYDPEKGFRFSTYGAWWIQQNIERAIMNQGRTVRVPVHVVKKINSCFRMKRELSKALEHAPTSKDLAEALSKSTSDIEHMMVLSEKVLSIDSPSSDYFDRTMLDTLKDENSDDPFVSFMEKNLSNQINQWLNHLSPKHREIIVKRYGLCGSEPKTLDQTGFEVGLTRERVRQLQTEGLKQLKQFIEADGENKTSLFI, from the coding sequence ATGTATGATAAATGGCACAACTATTCAAAGTCAAACGCTCAAACGCATGAAGCGCCAACTTCATCATCGCCAGTAGAAGCAGAGATCGTTACGCCAGATTTTTCTCCTGGCACTGTTAGCTCAAATGATGAAGAAGAAATAACCGTCGATTTAATTGAACAATATCTAAAAGAAATTAGGCATATCCCCTTGCTCACTAAAGAAGAGGAAATACAATATGCGCGCCTTGTACAACAAGGTGATAATGCTGCTCGTAAAAAAATGATTGAATCAAATTTACGTTTAGTGGTAAAAATTGCGAGACGCTATCTCAGAAGTGATCTACATATCCTCGATCTCATTGAAGAGGGAAATCTAGGTCTCATGCATGCTGTAGAAAAATACGACCCAGAAAAAGGCTTTCGTTTCTCTACCTATGGTGCATGGTGGATTCAGCAAAATATTGAACGCGCTATCATGAACCAAGGTAGAACAGTTCGTGTCCCCGTACATGTTGTGAAAAAAATTAATTCTTGTTTTCGCATGAAAAGAGAATTGTCTAAGGCACTAGAACATGCGCCTACCTCAAAAGATTTAGCTGAAGCGCTGTCAAAATCAACCAGCGATATTGAACACATGATGGTACTAAGTGAAAAAGTGCTTTCAATTGATAGCCCCTCTTCTGATTACTTTGACAGAACGATGCTAGATACCTTGAAAGATGAAAACTCAGACGATCCTTTTGTTTCTTTCATGGAAAAGAATTTATCCAACCAGATAAATCAATGGCTTAATCACCTTTCTCCTAAACACAGAGAAATCATTGTTAAACGTTACGGACTCTGTGGTTCTGAGCCTAAAACACTTGATCAAACTGGATTTGAAGTAGGCTTAACACGCGAAAGAGTCAGACAACTTCAGACCGAAGGCTTGAAACAATTAAAGCAATTTATTGAAGCTGATGGTGAAAATAAAACATCTTTATTTATTTAA
- a CDS encoding DNA recombination protein RmuC, producing MNNYLLYITMACNLSALVWLFYKHAKLAKNLSFLLTQHFQQFQNHFNQQLSQEVDKLKTQQHTHTQQLYETHLKSQHLQNESLQKLMHTLQSQHETSIHKLQVAIGENYAHQHKQLHEVLTHSTKQLHEQFNILNQSTERHMIQINQSMETHLLKGFEKTNETFSSIIQRLAIIDDAQKKITDLSQNVVNLQDILKDKRSRGAFGEIQLKALIDNLLPEQSYQFQYTLSNGARADCTLFLPNPTGNIVIDAKFPLENYQKMTDFEENTQGKIELARLFKQDIKKHIQDISSKYIIPNETAEGAIMFIPAEAVFAEIHAHHPDLVELAYQKKVWMTSPTTLMAILTTAQTVLKDDATKKQIHIIQRHLKLLAQDFGRFEKRMENLSKHLQQANIDAEQVNTSAKKIAKQFTLIENVELAHEQLSCLEAQEIE from the coding sequence ATGAATAATTATCTACTTTATATTACCATGGCCTGTAATTTATCAGCCCTTGTATGGCTTTTTTATAAACATGCCAAACTTGCAAAAAATCTATCCTTCTTACTTACACAACATTTTCAACAATTTCAAAATCACTTTAATCAACAACTTTCTCAAGAAGTTGACAAACTGAAGACACAGCAACATACACATACGCAACAATTATATGAAACACATTTAAAATCTCAGCATTTGCAAAATGAATCACTACAAAAACTTATGCATACGCTTCAATCACAACATGAAACAAGCATTCATAAGCTTCAAGTTGCGATTGGTGAAAACTATGCCCACCAACACAAGCAACTGCATGAGGTATTAACACATTCTACAAAACAGCTACACGAGCAATTTAATATTTTAAATCAATCGACTGAACGCCACATGATTCAAATTAATCAATCGATGGAAACACATCTTCTCAAGGGCTTTGAAAAAACCAATGAAACCTTTAGCAGCATTATCCAACGCCTTGCAATCATTGACGATGCGCAAAAGAAAATTACTGACCTATCACAAAATGTTGTCAACTTACAGGACATTTTGAAAGATAAACGTTCCCGTGGTGCCTTTGGAGAAATACAACTCAAAGCACTCATCGATAATTTATTACCCGAACAAAGTTATCAATTCCAATACACGTTATCCAATGGTGCACGCGCAGACTGCACTTTATTCTTACCCAACCCAACGGGAAATATTGTTATTGATGCTAAATTTCCTTTAGAAAATTATCAAAAAATGACTGATTTTGAGGAAAACACACAAGGAAAGATTGAACTAGCGCGCTTATTTAAACAAGACATTAAAAAGCACATCCAGGATATTAGTTCTAAATATATTATTCCCAATGAAACCGCTGAAGGCGCCATTATGTTTATCCCTGCTGAAGCAGTTTTTGCAGAAATTCATGCACACCACCCTGATTTGGTTGAACTCGCTTACCAAAAGAAAGTCTGGATGACCTCCCCCACTACGTTAATGGCCATCTTAACAACCGCACAAACTGTTTTAAAAGACGATGCAACTAAAAAGCAAATACATATTATTCAACGGCATTTAAAACTCTTGGCTCAAGATTTTGGGCGATTTGAAAAACGTATGGAAAATTTATCTAAACACTTACAGCAAGCTAATATAGATGCAGAACAAGTCAATACCTCTGCAAAGAAAATTGCTAAGCAATTTACACTTATTGAAAATGTTGAATTAGCGCATGAGCAATTATCTTGCCTTGAAGCCCAAGAAATAGAGTAA
- a CDS encoding DMT family transporter, giving the protein MQAIQQIRTPKSHHAWMGAAWKIAAFACYAGLDGVARYLSGGVASDIPALPVYEIVFFQDLIAFLILLPWYFKSAAAWQLKHIPIHLLRGVFSGVAVITWYFALFYLPLSDAVALSIVGPIMGVLIANWVLKENLNIIRIALISVSFIATLFIMQTVEVLKANQANSLGVLFVLISAFCFAVAKITTRLLAQRGCGARMLTLSLLLFIIPVSFIPALSQWTPISIAHLGWLSLAGLLTVFAIYCVSKALVFAEITFLAPFDICRFLFNSIVGYLAFTELPKLWALSTIMIVFVLIAWNIKRSDSSL; this is encoded by the coding sequence TTGCAGGCAATTCAGCAGATTAGAACCCCAAAATCACATCATGCATGGATGGGAGCCGCTTGGAAAATAGCTGCTTTTGCTTGCTATGCAGGATTAGATGGTGTTGCGCGTTATTTATCGGGTGGGGTTGCCAGCGATATTCCTGCTTTACCTGTTTATGAAATTGTATTTTTCCAAGATTTAATTGCATTTCTAATACTGCTGCCATGGTACTTTAAAAGTGCTGCTGCTTGGCAGCTGAAACATATACCGATTCACCTCCTCAGAGGTGTTTTTTCTGGGGTTGCTGTTATCACCTGGTATTTTGCTTTATTTTATTTGCCGCTATCAGATGCGGTTGCTTTGAGTATTGTTGGCCCTATTATGGGGGTGTTGATTGCAAATTGGGTCTTGAAAGAGAACTTGAATATTATTCGCATTGCTTTGATCAGCGTGAGTTTTATCGCAACTCTTTTTATTATGCAGACAGTAGAAGTGCTAAAAGCGAATCAAGCCAATAGTCTGGGGGTTTTGTTTGTATTGATTTCTGCTTTTTGTTTTGCCGTTGCTAAAATCACGACACGATTGCTTGCGCAAAGAGGCTGTGGTGCACGCATGCTCACTTTATCATTATTGTTATTTATTATTCCCGTATCCTTTATTCCTGCTCTGTCACAATGGACACCCATTAGCATAGCTCATTTAGGGTGGTTGTCACTTGCTGGATTGCTAACTGTTTTTGCTATTTATTGTGTGAGTAAGGCATTGGTCTTTGCTGAAATTACTTTTTTAGCCCCCTTTGATATTTGCCGATTCTTATTTAACAGCATTGTGGGCTACCTTGCCTTTACAGAATTGCCAAAGCTTTGGGCGCTTTCAACCATAATGATTGTCTTTGTGCTGATCGCTTGGAATATTAAGCGATCAGACTCAAGTCTTTAG
- a CDS encoding YiiX/YebB-like N1pC/P60 family cysteine hydrolase, with protein MFRSLKESIIHWITYEPPPSGFPLCDFERIRYEVRPSDVLLIEGRSRASTVIKQITQSSWSHSCIYIGRLHDIDDIQLRQELAEHFTGSPDEQLVIEGYLGKGTIVNPLKNYKQDHIRICRPRGLSRKDAQKVLEYAISQIGTEYNTRQIFDLARFLVPWSILPSRWRSSLFEHHVGESTKTVCSTMIAEAFSSVEFPILPLIKQHEETGIELIQRNPKLYTPRDFDYSPFFEIIKYPFIELSDSPNYRNLPWNRTGLVSSDGQSVEETPIQSKKKNKNKQSEKIKNITEPLSSSELEKEPENKAVQTESLFSESELNPELNNDQTAKLHIEDTVLNTDNEPANHLKEPPHTEDTVEKIAIAEEKPSKSLLQRITPSIPIKLSKG; from the coding sequence ATGTTTCGTTCCCTTAAAGAATCTATTATCCATTGGATCACATATGAACCACCGCCCAGTGGCTTTCCACTCTGCGATTTTGAACGCATTCGCTATGAAGTGCGCCCTTCTGATGTATTACTCATTGAAGGCAGAAGTCGGGCAAGCACGGTGATTAAGCAAATAACCCAAAGCTCTTGGTCACACTCCTGTATTTATATTGGTCGATTACACGATATTGACGATATTCAGCTGCGCCAAGAACTGGCAGAGCATTTTACAGGCTCTCCCGATGAACAATTAGTCATTGAGGGTTACCTAGGGAAAGGAACCATCGTCAATCCCCTGAAGAATTACAAACAAGATCATATACGCATTTGCAGACCCAGAGGCTTGTCTCGAAAAGACGCCCAAAAAGTTCTAGAGTACGCTATTTCGCAAATAGGGACAGAATATAATACACGACAAATTTTTGACCTCGCACGATTCTTAGTGCCGTGGAGCATTTTACCGAGCCGTTGGCGCTCTTCTTTATTCGAACATCATGTCGGAGAATCAACTAAAACTGTATGTTCAACCATGATCGCTGAAGCTTTTTCTTCTGTAGAATTTCCAATTTTGCCACTGATTAAACAGCATGAAGAAACGGGTATTGAGCTTATTCAAAGAAATCCCAAACTCTATACACCACGCGATTTTGATTATTCTCCTTTTTTTGAAATCATAAAATACCCTTTCATAGAACTCTCTGATAGTCCAAATTATCGTAATTTACCCTGGAACAGAACAGGATTAGTAAGTTCTGATGGGCAATCTGTCGAAGAAACGCCGATACAATCTAAGAAAAAAAATAAAAATAAGCAGAGTGAAAAAATCAAAAATATCACAGAGCCACTTTCTTCATCAGAATTAGAAAAAGAACCAGAAAACAAGGCAGTGCAAACAGAGAGCCTTTTCTCTGAGTCAGAATTGAATCCTGAATTGAATAATGACCAAACAGCGAAGCTACATATTGAAGACACAGTGCTGAATACGGATAACGAGCCTGCAAACCACCTTAAAGAACCACCTCATACGGAAGACACTGTAGAAAAAATAGCAATAGCAGAAGAGAAGCCATCAAAAAGCTTACTCCAGCGCATAACACCCTCCATTCCAATCAAACTCTCTAAAGGCTAA
- a CDS encoding alpha/beta hydrolase: protein MTQQFISLLQYCVVFYIVLTALFYLLSDFIIFQPPQPPRYHLNSNIQFVTLANGGKIATTYYENPHSKYTLLYSHGNAEDLGTLQAYLYYYFQRGYSILAYDYEGYGLSSGKASEQNVYQNVEAVFKYMQNDLGISADRIIVHGSSLGSGPSVHLASRHKVAGLILEAPFVSTYRVKTRFPLIPFDKFVNIKKIAQVKAPLLIIHGKRDTIVPFWHGQKLMQAANRPKTFFEVEYAGHNDLIQVSGAAYWQTIETFVNGLNHE, encoded by the coding sequence ATGACCCAGCAATTCATTTCTCTTTTGCAGTATTGTGTTGTTTTCTACATAGTCTTAACAGCACTATTTTACTTGTTGTCTGACTTTATTATTTTTCAACCGCCTCAACCACCTCGATATCATTTGAATTCCAATATTCAGTTTGTTACCTTGGCCAATGGTGGAAAAATTGCAACGACTTATTATGAAAATCCTCACTCAAAATACACCTTGCTCTATAGCCATGGTAATGCAGAAGATTTAGGCACATTACAAGCTTATCTGTATTATTACTTTCAACGTGGATATTCTATTCTTGCTTATGATTATGAAGGCTATGGCTTAAGCAGCGGAAAAGCATCAGAACAAAATGTTTATCAAAACGTCGAAGCTGTATTTAAATATATGCAAAACGACTTAGGCATTTCTGCAGATCGCATTATTGTGCATGGTTCTTCTTTAGGCTCAGGCCCAAGCGTTCACTTGGCATCAAGACATAAAGTAGCAGGTCTTATTTTAGAAGCCCCCTTCGTCTCTACCTATAGAGTAAAAACAAGATTTCCTCTCATTCCTTTTGATAAATTCGTCAATATCAAAAAAATAGCACAAGTCAAAGCCCCTCTTCTTATCATTCATGGTAAAAGAGATACTATTGTGCCCTTTTGGCATGGTCAAAAATTAATGCAAGCCGCTAATCGACCCAAAACCTTTTTCGAAGTAGAATATGCAGGCCATAACGACCTCATCCAAGTTTCGGGTGCAGCTTACTGGCAAACAATTGAAACTTTTGTAAATGGCTTAAATCATGAATGA
- a CDS encoding YchJ family protein translates to MNEPMTSDKFSCYCCSGKNYQECCEPYHLGTLLPDTPEQLMRSRYSAFAIKDMVYIETTMKEKALHSADLEQTEEWLKHINWKKLSVIKSESPQASSGIVHFIAEYEENGQERRLEEISEFKKIAGRWYYVHGRQLNPQQAQAKNKIGRNDPCPCASGKKYKHCCS, encoded by the coding sequence ATGAATGAACCAATGACTTCAGATAAATTTTCCTGTTACTGCTGTAGTGGAAAAAATTACCAAGAATGCTGTGAGCCTTATCACCTCGGTACATTGCTCCCTGACACCCCTGAACAATTAATGCGCTCACGCTATAGTGCATTTGCTATAAAAGACATGGTTTATATTGAAACGACCATGAAAGAAAAAGCACTGCATTCTGCCGATCTTGAGCAAACAGAAGAATGGCTTAAGCACATTAACTGGAAAAAGCTAAGCGTCATCAAAAGTGAATCACCCCAAGCATCCTCAGGGATTGTTCATTTTATTGCAGAATACGAAGAAAATGGGCAAGAACGACGCCTAGAAGAAATAAGTGAATTTAAGAAAATTGCAGGTAGATGGTATTACGTCCATGGACGCCAACTTAATCCACAACAAGCGCAAGCCAAAAATAAAATTGGCAGAAACGATCCCTGTCCTTGCGCAAGTGGAAAGAAATACAAGCACTGCTGTAGTTGA